A stretch of the Acyrthosiphon pisum isolate AL4f chromosome A2, pea_aphid_22Mar2018_4r6ur, whole genome shotgun sequence genome encodes the following:
- the LOC100161532 gene encoding DNA mismatch repair protein Mlh1, which yields MIRNHTIQDNGTGIRTEDLGIVCERFTTSKLQQFEDLTKISTYGFRGEALASISHVAHLTITTKTNGALCAYKGLYKDGKLKAPPKSCAGNVGTIITVEDLFHNIATRKKSMKSFNEEHLKVVEVVSRYAIHNPLVGFTVKKQGELLTEVKTNQGSTHIDNIQAIYGSAISRALLEVNDNCNILKVKIKGYVSNPNFSAKKQIFILFINDRLVDSQGLRKAVDQVYSIYLAKGSHPFIYLSLNLDPMNVDVNVHPTKHEVHFLHEDKVIDKVVDAIQDKLSGTNTSRTFYTQTRLPMSSDTLIDKSNENIEIKESQKLKLANSTNVSQNKMVRTDCAEQKIDKFLNTSNSNNSTLMLPKSKTNDVITRREIKLTSVLSLRKEIENRCSDTLQTIFQNHKYVGAASPTWSLFQHDTNLYICNSNNVLQEMFYQIMVYEFGNFGVIKFSNALSIYELIMIALELSESGYQGNEDKPKEELAHDATEILTSRTLMLNDYFSIEIDNDANILSIPLLLEGFLPDLDGLPLYLLRLASEVDWSSEKQCFLDFCRETARFYILHPWKQQCGDNDDISDAAPDRNWAWSLEHVLYPSLRKSFQPPRHFLEDGTLLQIASLPDMYKVFERC from the exons atacAAGACAATGGCACTGGTATTCGCACTGAGGATTTGGGTATTGTATGTGAACGGTTTACTACCAGTAAATTACAGCAATTTGAAGATTTGACTAAAATATCTACTTATGGATTTCGAGGTGAAGCGTTGGCTAGCATAAGTCATGTTGCTCATTTGACAATTACTACAAAAACCAATGGAGCTCTTTGTGCTTACAA aggATTGTACAAAGATGGCAAATTAAAAGCTCCACCTAAATCTTGTGCTGGTAATGTTGGAACCATAATAACTGTTGAAGATTTGTTCCATAATATTGCTACAAggaaaaaatcaatgaaaagtTTTAATGAAGAACATTTGAAAGTTGTTGAAGTT gTGAGTCGATATGCTATACATAATCCTTTGGTTgggtttacagtaaaaaaacaaGGTGAATTATTGACCgaagtaaaaacaaatcaagGTTCTACTCATATTGATAATATTCAAGCTATTTATGGCTCAGCAATATCTAG agCTTTGTTAGAAGTAAatgataattgtaatattcttaaagttaaaattaaaggCTATGTGTCAAATCCAAATTTTTCAGCAAAGAaacagatttttatattattcataaatgatCGTTTGGTTGATTCCCAAG GATTGAGAAAAGCTGTGGATCAAGTATACAGCATTTATTTAGCTAAAGGATCACATCCGTTCATATACCTAAGTTTAAACTTGGATCCAATGAATGTTGATGTCAATGTGCATCCAACAAAACATGAAGTTCATTTTTTACATGAGGATAAAGTTATTGATAAAGTTGTTGATGCAATTCAAGATAAACTTTCTGGTACTAATACATCAAGAACATTCTATACTCAA acgAGGTTGCCAATGTCTAGTGATACATTAATAGATAAATCTAatgaaaatatagaaattaaagaaagtcaaaaattaaagttagcAAATTCCACAAAtgtttcacaaaataaaatggttAGAACAGATTGTGCTGAACAAAAAATTGACAAGTTCTTAAACacaagtaatagtaataatagcaCATTAATGTTGCCGAAATCAAAGACTAATGATGTTATTACCCG acgGGAAATAAAACTGACCAGCGTGTTATCTTTACGTAAAGAAATTGAAAACCGCTGCAGTGACACCTTACAAACAATTTTTCAGAATCACAAGTATGTTGGTGCAGCTTCTCCTACCTGGTCATTATTTCAACATGATACAAACCTATACATTTGTAATTCTAATAATGTGtt ACAAGAAATGTTTTATCAAATTATGGTGTACGAATTTGGAAATTTTGGTGTTATAAAATTTTCA AATGCATTATCTATTTATGAGTTGATAATGATTGCATTAGAACTATCAGAATCTGGATATCAAGGAAATGAGGATAAACCAAAAGAAGAATTAGCTCATGATGCTACTGAGATATTGACATCTAGAACTTTAATGTTAAATGACTATTTTTCCATTGAAATTGATAATGATgcaaatattttgtcaataccCTTATTGTTAG agGGATTTCTTCCAGATTTAGATGGACtaccattatatttattacgtttAGCTAGCGAAGTTGATTGGTCCAGTGAAAAGCAATGTTTTCTTGATTTTTGTCGTGAAACAGCTAGATTTTACATATTGCATCCATGGAAACAACAATGTGGTGACAATGATGATATATCA gatgCTGCGCCTGACAGAAACTGGGCTTGGAGTTTAGAACATGTGCTATATCCATCTTTGCGAAAATCATTTCAACCTCCAAGACATTTTTTGGAAGATGGCACGTTATTGCAAATAGCTAGTTTACCTGATATGTACAAAGTATTTGAGCGTTGTTAA